Proteins encoded within one genomic window of Paenarthrobacter sp. JL.01a:
- a CDS encoding M23 family metallopeptidase — protein sequence MPFLKPALFTVMTLIVLAGPGAADPTPGGKWSWPLSPRPTVLRAFDPPDKPWLSGHRGVDLGPTSDGGPVTAPSDGVVAFAGVVVDRPVLTIDQGNGLKSSFEPVTSDLKQGDHVVKGQTVGTVQPGHCGSITCLHWGVRRDGEYVNPLGFVADLRPSVLLPLG from the coding sequence ATGCCTTTCCTGAAACCCGCCCTATTCACTGTTATGACCCTCATCGTCCTGGCAGGTCCCGGCGCGGCCGACCCCACTCCCGGAGGGAAGTGGAGCTGGCCGCTCTCCCCCAGGCCGACCGTCCTGCGGGCGTTCGACCCTCCGGACAAGCCGTGGCTGAGCGGACACCGCGGCGTGGATTTGGGCCCGACGTCCGACGGCGGACCGGTCACCGCGCCGTCCGATGGCGTGGTGGCCTTTGCCGGCGTCGTAGTTGACCGCCCTGTCCTCACGATCGACCAGGGAAACGGACTCAAAAGCAGTTTTGAACCCGTCACCAGCGACTTGAAACAGGGCGACCACGTGGTCAAAGGACAAACTGTAGGCACCGTGCAGCCCGGCCATTGCGGGAGCATCACGTGCCTGCACTGGGGCGTCCGGCGCGACGGAGAGTACGTCAATCCCCTGGGCTTCGTGGCAGACCTGAGGCCGTCAGTGCTGCTGCCACTGGGCTGA
- the rpsB gene encoding 30S ribosomal protein S2 encodes MPVVTMRQLLDSGVHFGHQTRRWNPKMKRFIFTERNGIYIIDLQQSLSYIDRAYEFVKATVAHGGTVLFVGTKKQAQEAIAEQATRVGQPYVNQRWLGGMLTNFQTVAKRIQRMKELEEINFDDVAGSAYTKKELLLLKRELTKLESNLGGIRNLTKAPSVLWVVDTKKEHLAVDEAKKLNIPVVAILDTNCDPDEVDFPIPGNDDAIRSVNLLTRVVADAVAEGLIARNQRATGTTEAPEEPLAEWERELLEGSKAEEAAAEAPAAEAPAADAAGEAEAK; translated from the coding sequence ATGCCCGTCGTAACCATGCGCCAGCTGCTTGACAGCGGCGTCCACTTTGGACACCAGACCCGTCGTTGGAACCCGAAGATGAAGCGCTTCATCTTCACGGAGCGCAACGGCATCTACATCATTGACCTCCAGCAGTCGCTGTCCTACATCGACCGCGCCTACGAGTTCGTCAAGGCTACTGTCGCCCACGGCGGCACCGTCCTGTTCGTCGGCACCAAGAAGCAGGCTCAGGAAGCAATTGCCGAGCAGGCTACCCGCGTTGGCCAGCCGTACGTCAACCAGCGTTGGTTGGGCGGTATGCTCACCAACTTCCAGACCGTTGCCAAGCGTATCCAGCGCATGAAGGAACTCGAAGAGATCAACTTCGACGACGTCGCCGGTTCTGCTTACACCAAGAAGGAGCTCCTGCTCCTCAAGCGTGAACTCACCAAGCTCGAGTCCAACCTCGGCGGTATCCGCAACCTGACCAAGGCTCCCTCGGTCCTCTGGGTTGTTGACACCAAGAAGGAACACCTTGCTGTTGACGAAGCCAAGAAGCTGAACATCCCGGTTGTTGCCATCCTGGACACCAACTGCGACCCCGACGAAGTTGACTTCCCGATCCCGGGCAACGACGACGCCATCCGCTCCGTCAACCTGCTCACCCGCGTTGTTGCCGACGCCGTAGCTGAGGGCCTCATCGCCCGCAACCAGCGCGCAACGGGCACCACCGAAGCTCCGGAAGAGCCGCTGGCCGAGTGGGAGCGCGAGCTCCTCGAAGGCAGCAAGGCCGAAGAAGCAGCAGCAGAGGCTCCCGCAGCCGAAGCTCCGGCTGCTGACGCAGCAGGCGAAGCCGAAGCCAAGTAA